In Flavivirga abyssicola, the following are encoded in one genomic region:
- a CDS encoding phosphoglycerol geranylgeranyltransferase, giving the protein MKHIYNDILASISKGEKLLAVLIDPDKIKFEKVSSFIEKVNTSIATHIFVGGSTVNENITDTLVEEIKRYTKTPIVLFPGGITQITGKADAILFLSLISGRNPEYLIGKHIRSISKLNETNLDVISTGYILIEGGKETAVERVTETAPLSRTNIQHIVDTAKAGELLGMKLIYLEAGSGAKFPVSKEIMLNVKKAINIPLIVGGGIRSKKQLENAYNFGADLVVIGTAFEEDESFFDELKAPSSVGHFPKKGK; this is encoded by the coding sequence ATGAAGCATATTTACAATGACATATTAGCATCGATTTCTAAAGGAGAAAAACTACTAGCCGTTTTAATAGATCCAGATAAAATAAAGTTTGAAAAAGTATCAAGTTTTATTGAAAAAGTAAATACATCCATTGCAACTCATATTTTTGTTGGAGGGAGTACTGTCAATGAAAATATTACAGATACATTAGTTGAAGAAATAAAGAGGTATACAAAAACCCCTATTGTTTTATTTCCTGGAGGGATCACTCAAATCACTGGTAAAGCAGATGCTATTTTATTTCTTTCTTTAATTTCAGGAAGAAATCCCGAGTATTTAATAGGTAAACATATTAGGTCTATTTCGAAATTAAATGAAACAAATCTTGATGTCATTTCAACAGGCTATATTCTCATTGAAGGTGGAAAAGAAACTGCAGTTGAAAGAGTGACAGAAACAGCCCCGTTATCAAGAACTAATATTCAACATATTGTTGATACAGCAAAAGCAGGTGAATTGCTTGGAATGAAACTAATTTATCTAGAGGCTGGAAGTGGGGCAAAATTTCCGGTTTCAAAAGAAATTATGTTAAATGTAAAGAAAGCTATAAATATTCCGTTAATTGTTGGAGGCGGTATTAGAAGTAAAAAACAATTAGAAAATGCTTATAATTTTGGAGCCGATTTAGTGGTGATTGGCACAGCTTTTGAAGAAGATGAATCTTTTTTTGATGAATTAAAAGCCCCATCGTCCGTTGGACATTTCCCCAAAAAGGGAAAATAA
- a CDS encoding 4'-phosphopantetheinyl transferase family protein, with the protein MPLYKSINPNSQTTVKIWKIDESYDDLMQSIQLKPESLKRVLGMKSELHRRGFLSVRCLLAEFGYQDSDLFYDEHGKPHLKDGKQISITHSFNFSAVIISDLIIGIDIEKQRDKITIIAHKFIDYESDYLNEDDKHYVEKLTAIWCIKESLYKLFATPGLSFKEHCLVIPFSNNDNQTIAWIDYKTKKRRYSIHFFTFEGFTCAYAIF; encoded by the coding sequence ATGCCTCTTTATAAAAGCATAAATCCAAATTCGCAAACTACCGTTAAAATCTGGAAGATTGATGAGTCCTATGATGACTTGATGCAATCCATACAACTAAAACCTGAAAGTTTAAAACGTGTTTTAGGTATGAAAAGTGAACTACATCGACGTGGGTTTTTAAGTGTTCGTTGTTTATTGGCAGAGTTTGGGTATCAGGATTCAGATTTGTTTTATGATGAACATGGAAAACCACATTTAAAAGATGGAAAACAAATCTCTATTACGCATTCCTTTAATTTTTCTGCAGTAATTATTAGTGACTTAATTATTGGGATAGATATTGAAAAACAACGTGATAAAATTACCATTATAGCTCATAAGTTTATTGATTACGAAAGTGATTATTTAAATGAAGATGATAAGCACTATGTAGAGAAACTAACAGCCATTTGGTGTATAAAAGAATCACTGTACAAACTATTTGCTACTCCTGGATTAAGTTTTAAAGAACATTGCTTAGTGATTCCGTTTTCTAATAATGATAACCAAACAATAGCCTGGATTGATTATAAAACAAAAAAACGGCGTTACAGCATTCATTTTTTTACGTTTGAGGGGTTTACCTGTGCTTATGCCATTTTTTAG
- the ahcY gene encoding adenosylhomocysteinase, translating to MSTKTIPYVASKVKDISLADWGRKEIELAEAEMPGLMSLREEYKNSQPLKGARIAGCLHMTIQTAVLIETLQALGAEVTWSSCNIFSTQDQAAAAIAAAGTAVYAWKDMTEEEFDWCIEQTLFFGEDRKPLNMILDDGGDLTNMVLDKYPELAAGINGLSEETTTGVHRLYERVKNGTLPMPAINVNDSVTKSKFDNKYGCKESAVDAIRRATDIMLAGKRVTVCGYGDVGKGTAASFKGAGSIVTVTEIDPICALQAAMDGFEVKKLETVIGNTDIVITTTGNKDIVQARHFEALKDKAIVCNIGHFDNEIDMAWLNENHGHTKNTIKPQVDKYTVNGNDIIILAEGRLVNLGCATGHPSFVMSNSFTNQTLAQIELWNNADAYKNEVYMLPKALDEKVAKLHLAKIGVELTELRNDQAEYIGVTVEGPYKPEHYRY from the coding sequence ATGAGTACAAAAACAATTCCTTATGTAGCCAGTAAAGTAAAAGATATTTCACTTGCTGATTGGGGGCGAAAAGAAATAGAATTAGCTGAAGCAGAAATGCCTGGGCTTATGAGTTTACGTGAAGAATACAAAAATTCGCAACCTCTTAAGGGAGCTAGAATCGCTGGTTGTTTACATATGACCATCCAAACAGCAGTTTTAATTGAAACTTTGCAAGCTTTAGGGGCTGAAGTTACTTGGAGTTCTTGTAATATATTCTCAACGCAAGATCAAGCTGCTGCTGCAATTGCTGCTGCCGGTACAGCTGTTTATGCATGGAAAGACATGACAGAAGAGGAATTTGACTGGTGCATAGAGCAAACACTTTTCTTTGGTGAAGATAGAAAACCACTTAATATGATACTTGATGATGGTGGTGATTTAACTAATATGGTTTTAGATAAATACCCAGAATTAGCAGCTGGAATTAACGGTTTATCTGAAGAGACTACTACAGGTGTTCATAGACTTTACGAGCGTGTAAAGAATGGTACATTACCTATGCCTGCTATTAATGTGAATGATTCGGTTACAAAATCGAAATTCGATAACAAATATGGATGTAAAGAAAGTGCTGTTGACGCTATTCGTCGTGCAACAGATATCATGTTAGCAGGAAAACGTGTCACTGTATGTGGTTATGGTGATGTTGGTAAAGGAACAGCCGCTTCTTTTAAAGGTGCTGGAAGCATTGTAACTGTTACAGAAATAGATCCTATTTGTGCTTTACAAGCTGCTATGGATGGTTTTGAAGTTAAAAAACTAGAAACTGTTATTGGTAATACTGATATTGTGATTACGACTACGGGAAATAAAGACATTGTTCAGGCACGTCATTTCGAAGCTTTAAAAGACAAAGCAATTGTTTGTAACATTGGACATTTTGATAATGAAATTGATATGGCTTGGTTAAATGAAAATCACGGTCATACTAAAAACACGATCAAACCTCAAGTAGATAAATATACTGTAAACGGTAATGATATTATTATTCTTGCTGAAGGTCGTTTAGTAAACTTAGGTTGTGCTACGGGACACCCTAGTTTTGTGATGAGTAACTCGTTTACCAACCAAACTTTAGCACAGATAGAGCTTTGGAATAATGCAGATGCTTACAAAAATGAAGTGTATATGTTACCAAAAGCATTAGATGAAAAAGTAGCCAAATTACACTTAGCAAAAATAGGTGTTGAGTTAACAGAGCTTAGAAACGATCAAGCTGAATACATTGGTGTAACGGTTGAAGGACCATATAAGCCAGAGCATTATAGATACTAA
- a CDS encoding very short patch repair endonuclease: MSYEYKKIKVPRFDEASGFYTTKKRSKMMSKIRGKNTKPEMRFRKALWKKGVRYRVDSKQLPGRPDVSIKKYKLAIFIDGEYWHGYNWYERKKKLKTNRDFWIPKIERNIQRDKEVNQQLENMGYTIFRFWANEIKTNLKTCINDVMVYLDIERFKIS; encoded by the coding sequence ATGTCCTACGAATACAAAAAAATAAAAGTCCCCAGATTCGATGAAGCATCTGGTTTTTATACCACAAAGAAACGCTCTAAAATGATGAGCAAAATTCGTGGTAAAAATACCAAGCCAGAAATGCGTTTTCGTAAAGCGCTTTGGAAAAAAGGTGTTCGATACAGAGTGGATAGTAAACAACTTCCAGGCCGGCCGGATGTAAGTATAAAAAAATATAAGCTTGCTATTTTTATCGATGGCGAATATTGGCATGGTTATAACTGGTATGAACGTAAGAAAAAGCTAAAGACAAATCGTGATTTCTGGATACCTAAGATCGAAAGGAATATACAACGAGACAAAGAAGTCAATCAACAATTAGAAAATATGGGTTATACCATATTTCGATTTTGGGCAAACGAAATAAAAACCAATCTAAAAACTTGTATTAACGATGTTATGGTATATTTAGATATCGAAAGGTTCAAAATTAGTTAA
- a CDS encoding LytR/AlgR family response regulator transcription factor, whose product MKALIIEDENIASKRLANLVKELAPDVEILERISSVEEGTTWFKNNVLPDLIFLDIQLNDGYGFDIIDGLKEHPPIIFTTAYNEYAIRGFKYNGLDYLLKPIDKRDLETALNKFRKTKLVPEKENEKKYEQLKSLFSKAYKRRFMVKIGNQFNSFNVEDIAYFKSHGGLIYLRNTNGKKYPIEYSLDQLEDILDPIQFFRINRKYMVSVNAVNEIHSYFNSRLLLKLQPCEEEQIIVSRERTSNFKKWLDC is encoded by the coding sequence ATGAAGGCTTTAATTATAGAAGACGAAAATATAGCATCAAAACGACTAGCGAATCTTGTGAAAGAACTAGCTCCTGATGTTGAGATTTTAGAGCGTATAAGTTCTGTTGAAGAGGGTACTACATGGTTTAAAAATAATGTCCTTCCAGATTTAATATTTTTAGATATACAGTTAAATGATGGTTATGGCTTTGATATTATTGATGGATTAAAAGAGCATCCACCAATAATTTTTACAACAGCTTATAACGAATATGCCATAAGAGGTTTTAAATATAATGGATTAGACTATTTATTAAAACCGATTGATAAGAGGGATTTAGAAACTGCTTTAAATAAATTTAGAAAAACAAAATTAGTTCCTGAAAAAGAGAATGAGAAAAAGTATGAACAGTTAAAAAGTCTTTTTTCTAAAGCGTATAAGCGACGTTTTATGGTGAAAATCGGAAATCAGTTTAATAGTTTTAATGTAGAGGATATCGCTTATTTTAAATCCCATGGCGGATTGATTTACTTGCGAAATACTAATGGAAAAAAATATCCTATTGAATATTCTTTAGATCAATTAGAAGATATTTTAGATCCTATTCAGTTTTTTAGAATAAACCGAAAATATATGGTATCTGTTAATGCTGTAAACGAAATTCATAGCTATTTTAATAGCAGGTTATTATTGAAGTTGCAGCCTTGCGAAGAAGAACAAATAATAGTATCTAGAGAACGAACCAGTAATTTTAAAAAGTGGTTGGACTGTTAA
- a CDS encoding sensor histidine kinase: MIKITHIKKIGYRFLVVNIVFLLIKLTVNHEENRLNGEDPINEPIFYYVSAVILFLLTWQVNDWLIKRNSKKNILKPNIGFSNSLKILIETLAIVLTLTALIYYLAIFEFNYMCKIDSENPWLQFRIDFFRAALLLFSLSVCNLFYYMTKRTKEIENSMHRLKQEVMTSKYNSLKNQISPHFLFNSLNILTSLMYQDRDLASDFVTRLASCYRYILDNKEEDLVSLEKEMNFLDSFIFMMNVRHKESLYITTHISVNPKDFLIPTLSLQMLVENALKHNYFSKEKPLEISIFFINNKSLVVQNTLRKRKEEPSTKLGISNIKKRYAFYTNEPVTIEEENNIYKIAIPLLQKTIKQFNISLDS, encoded by the coding sequence ATGATTAAGATTACACATATAAAAAAAATAGGTTATAGATTTCTTGTTGTCAATATTGTTTTTTTATTGATTAAGCTTACTGTTAACCATGAAGAAAATAGGCTTAATGGGGAAGACCCGATTAACGAACCTATTTTTTATTACGTATCTGCTGTTATACTGTTTCTGTTAACTTGGCAAGTAAACGATTGGTTGATTAAAAGGAATAGTAAAAAGAATATATTAAAACCTAATATAGGTTTTTCTAATAGTTTAAAAATTTTAATAGAAACATTAGCAATAGTATTAACTCTTACGGCATTAATATATTATTTAGCCATTTTTGAATTCAATTATATGTGTAAAATAGATTCAGAAAATCCATGGTTGCAATTTCGGATAGACTTTTTTAGAGCGGCATTACTGCTTTTTTCGCTTAGCGTATGTAACCTGTTTTATTATATGACAAAGCGAACAAAAGAAATTGAAAATTCGATGCATCGGTTAAAACAAGAGGTCATGACATCGAAATATAACTCATTAAAAAATCAAATTAGTCCACATTTTTTATTTAATAGTTTAAATATTTTAACCTCGTTAATGTATCAGGATCGTGATTTGGCATCCGACTTTGTAACTCGACTAGCGTCCTGTTACCGTTATATTTTAGATAATAAAGAAGAGGATTTGGTATCTTTAGAAAAGGAGATGAACTTTTTAGATTCATTTATTTTTATGATGAATGTAAGGCATAAAGAATCTTTATATATAACAACGCATATTTCTGTTAATCCAAAAGATTTTTTAATACCAACATTGTCATTACAAATGCTGGTTGAGAATGCTTTAAAACATAATTATTTTTCCAAAGAAAAGCCTTTAGAAATAAGTATTTTTTTTATTAATAACAAAAGTTTAGTTGTGCAAAATACATTGCGAAAAAGAAAAGAAGAGCCATCTACTAAATTGGGAATTAGTAATATTAAAAAACGCTATGCTTTTTATACAAATGAGCCTGTGACTATTGAAGAAGAAAATAATATTTATAAGATTGCAATTCCTTTATTACAAAAAACCATAAAACAATTTAATATATCTCTAGATTCTTAA
- a CDS encoding TonB-dependent receptor, with protein MKTILKLFILCLTCSLQGQTGIIKGLVIDKQSEIPLPGATVELLNQDKSIGVITNENGYFTLKNVPLGRQAIRISYVGYEPLTLPNLDVTSGKDVAVNASLAEAFGALDAVILTTETNKDRAVNKLASISARQFSMEEVNRFSGGRSDVGRLASNFAGVSAPDDSRNDIVVRGNSPSGLLWRLEGVPIPNPNHFSSLGATGSPVSALNPNMLKNSDFITSAFPAEYGNALGGVFDLGFRKGNTDDYEFTTQVGVFTGFEAMAEGPLGNKQGSFLVAGRYSLIGLVGGGGTSATPNYSDISYNIDLGTGTYGNLSLFGIIGNSDIDFYGDDIEKDDLFAAEDENSFVKSNFNVFGFNHRITIGKKSYLKTVASISGSGNNYTEDRFIEKNTPNERIIKYTESDNKQNRITISSLFNSKLNSKITLRTGVLFENIKLKSYLQDRDEQPDLNNDGDPDLFTFRNTNESLNLFQPYVQGRFRLSKKLTLNAGLHSQYSSLNSQFVIEPRAALNYKIAPKHSLSLGYGMHHQNIPLPILFLNEDVNGELVQTNKNLKFTRSDHYVLGYDVKLAKSWRAKAEVYYQNITKAAVEPFPSSYSSLTEGADFDFNNSVFSLKNEGKGHNQGVELTVEKFFSNGFYGLLTSSFFESKYKGSDGIERNSPFNNGYVTNLLAGKEITVGKAQKNVLFFDTRFTVSGGRYYTPADLEASRLEGFEVLLEDQAFSKQHDNYMRWDFKVGFKINSKRKKLSHQFFVDLQNLTNRKNIFERRYNRLTNNIDRVDQIGFFPDVGYRFQF; from the coding sequence ATGAAGACTATATTAAAATTATTCATTCTATGCTTAACATGTTCTTTACAAGGACAAACAGGAATCATTAAAGGTTTAGTCATAGACAAACAATCTGAAATTCCACTTCCGGGAGCTACAGTAGAATTGTTAAATCAGGATAAATCCATAGGAGTTATTACTAATGAAAATGGCTATTTTACTCTAAAGAATGTACCTCTAGGCAGACAAGCTATACGTATTAGTTATGTGGGTTACGAACCTTTAACACTTCCTAATTTGGATGTAACTTCTGGTAAAGATGTTGCTGTAAATGCAAGCTTAGCGGAAGCGTTTGGAGCTTTAGATGCTGTAATTCTAACTACTGAAACGAATAAAGATAGGGCAGTTAATAAGCTCGCGTCAATTTCTGCTCGCCAGTTTAGTATGGAAGAAGTTAATCGTTTTTCTGGAGGAAGAAGCGATGTTGGTCGATTAGCATCAAATTTTGCCGGTGTTTCTGCACCTGATGATAGTAGAAACGATATTGTGGTGCGTGGTAATTCGCCATCAGGATTATTATGGCGATTAGAAGGTGTTCCCATACCTAATCCCAATCATTTTTCCTCATTGGGTGCTACGGGAAGCCCAGTTTCTGCATTAAATCCTAACATGCTTAAAAATTCCGATTTTATAACTTCTGCATTCCCTGCAGAATATGGCAACGCTTTAGGAGGTGTTTTCGATTTAGGATTTAGAAAGGGAAATACAGACGATTACGAATTTACGACTCAAGTAGGGGTTTTTACAGGATTTGAAGCTATGGCAGAAGGTCCATTAGGCAATAAGCAAGGTTCTTTTTTAGTTGCAGGAAGATATTCTTTAATTGGTCTAGTAGGCGGAGGTGGTACATCTGCAACACCAAACTACAGTGATATTTCCTATAATATTGATTTAGGAACTGGAACTTATGGTAATTTATCACTATTTGGAATTATTGGAAATTCGGACATTGATTTTTATGGTGATGACATTGAAAAAGACGATCTGTTTGCCGCTGAAGATGAAAACTCGTTTGTTAAATCTAATTTTAACGTTTTTGGTTTTAATCACCGCATTACTATTGGTAAAAAAAGCTATTTAAAAACAGTAGCATCCATATCTGGTTCTGGTAATAATTATACAGAAGATCGGTTTATAGAGAAAAATACACCTAATGAGCGTATTATTAAGTATACAGAATCTGACAATAAACAAAACCGTATTACAATTTCGTCCTTATTCAATTCTAAACTTAATAGCAAGATAACATTGAGGACAGGGGTTCTTTTCGAAAATATTAAGCTTAAATCTTACCTACAAGATAGAGATGAACAACCCGATTTAAACAACGACGGTGATCCTGACTTATTTACATTTAGAAATACAAATGAAAGTTTAAATTTATTTCAACCTTATGTCCAAGGGCGTTTTAGGCTGTCTAAAAAACTTACTTTAAATGCTGGACTGCATTCTCAATATAGCTCTTTAAATAGTCAATTTGTAATAGAGCCAAGAGCTGCATTAAACTATAAAATAGCCCCTAAACATAGCTTAAGCTTAGGTTATGGTATGCATCATCAAAATATACCATTACCAATTCTATTTTTAAACGAAGATGTTAACGGCGAGTTAGTACAAACTAATAAAAATTTAAAATTTACAAGAAGTGATCATTATGTACTAGGTTACGATGTTAAACTAGCAAAAAGTTGGAGAGCTAAAGCAGAAGTTTACTACCAAAATATTACTAAAGCAGCTGTAGAACCTTTTCCGTCAAGCTATTCTTCATTGACTGAAGGTGCCGATTTTGATTTTAATAACAGCGTCTTTTCTCTTAAAAATGAAGGGAAAGGCCATAATCAAGGTGTTGAGTTAACCGTAGAGAAGTTTTTTAGCAATGGGTTTTATGGGTTATTAACATCGTCTTTTTTTGAAAGTAAATACAAAGGTAGTGATGGTATAGAAAGAAATTCACCATTCAACAATGGCTATGTTACAAATCTATTGGCAGGTAAAGAAATTACCGTTGGCAAAGCACAAAAAAACGTTTTGTTTTTTGATACTCGATTTACAGTTTCTGGTGGACGTTATTATACACCTGCAGATTTAGAAGCTTCTCGTCTAGAAGGTTTTGAAGTTCTTTTAGAAGACCAGGCTTTCTCCAAACAGCATGACAATTACATGCGTTGGGATTTCAAAGTTGGTTTTAAAATAAATAGCAAAAGAAAAAAGCTATCGCATCAATTCTTTGTAGATCTACAAAACTTAACCAATAGGAAAAATATTTTTGAACGCCGTTATAACCGTTTAACAAATAACATAGATCGGGTAGACCAAATAGGGTTCTTTCCTGATGTAGGTTATCGTTTCCAATTTTAA
- a CDS encoding type IV pili methyl-accepting chemotaxis transducer N-terminal domain-containing protein: protein MKAKIKTTLISIMLLTMHAVTAQTQNFGSINYNKAINISGKQRMLSQKMSKAYLLMSKGVNNEKIKKELNSSKFIFERQLDILNQNAKSSSTKLYLKKVYRLWSEFRNIIDETASIKNSQRIMTLNTELLNACHQVVQSIEMSSNYNNKFFENNDQELIKTINISGKQRMLSQRLCLYFTAIKIFPKNKVEYQAVLDEVFDEFSDVISYLLISTYNTTETEEEIGVVMATWEQYQASKRKFLEADFELTDVYSVTNSLTKSFNKITGLYELIAESQK, encoded by the coding sequence ATGAAAGCTAAAATCAAGACCACGCTAATTTCTATTATGTTATTAACAATGCATGCTGTAACAGCACAAACTCAAAATTTCGGCTCTATTAATTATAATAAAGCCATTAATATTTCAGGAAAACAAAGGATGTTATCCCAAAAAATGTCAAAGGCATATTTACTAATGTCTAAAGGTGTTAACAATGAAAAAATAAAAAAAGAGCTTAATTCGAGTAAGTTTATTTTTGAAAGGCAATTGGATATTTTGAACCAAAATGCTAAAAGCTCATCTACTAAATTATATTTAAAAAAAGTGTATCGTCTTTGGAGTGAATTTAGAAACATTATAGATGAAACAGCTAGCATAAAAAACTCCCAGCGTATCATGACATTGAATACAGAGCTATTAAATGCGTGTCACCAAGTAGTACAGAGTATAGAGATGAGTTCTAACTACAATAATAAATTTTTTGAAAATAATGATCAAGAACTCATTAAAACGATTAATATATCTGGAAAGCAAAGAATGTTATCACAAAGGCTCTGCTTATACTTTACCGCGATAAAAATATTTCCAAAAAACAAAGTAGAATATCAAGCTGTGCTCGATGAAGTTTTTGATGAGTTTTCCGATGTGATAAGCTACTTATTGATAAGTACTTATAATACAACAGAAACAGAAGAAGAAATAGGTGTTGTGATGGCAACTTGGGAGCAATATCAAGCAAGCAAACGAAAGTTTTTAGAAGCAGATTTTGAGCTAACAGATGTTTATAGCGTGACAAATTCCCTAACAAAAAGTTTTAACAAAATAACTGGTTTGTATGAGTTGATAGCAGAAAGTCAAAAGTAA